In the genome of Malania oleifera isolate guangnan ecotype guangnan chromosome 5, ASM2987363v1, whole genome shotgun sequence, the window GAGAAATGAACCCGAGGTCATCATTGGCCAtgaatttcaaatatctcttaaaGCATTTGCATCAATTTGCTTGTTGGCTGCATTTGTTCACACAAGCTTGGCATCATACAGGAtttcttcattgaaaaatatgcttCCCAGAAAAATTTTACCGAAACCATTTTCCTACATTCCAGGAAACTATTAAATTGGGTTTCAATGAAGGACCAGTTTCCATCGAGTCCTGGACACAGAAGTAGGAGGTTTTCTGGAAGATCTTCTGTTCTGCTTAACCAAATGCAGCCTTCAATAATTGCTTTTTCTTCTTGTCACTTACTTTAGCTGTATTGAATACAACATTATTGCAATCAGGAAGGATGCTGATGGACCAAGGTGGAAGCTCATATTGTTTATTGTTGAATGTCACTCTTGCTGCTGACTTGAAATTGTAGTTTGAGAGAAAAGCTGCACAATCCCCTGTATTGGAAGAGAACACATATGCCTGAAATTTTCAATGTCAAGAGTCAATACGGTTTAGATGTTTGAATATAAATTAACCAGTAACCAAAGCAAGAAATAGGCAAATGTGGTAActtcaaacacaaatatctttcgaTAGCCGTTAAAATGATTTCCAATGGCCTATTCTAACTGCCACTAATAAAAGGGATGAACATGTGAAAAGTGAAATCAATCATGGCTTCAACATAGTTTGTTTTTAACAACCTTCATATGGCTGCTttttacctctctctctctttatatttaAGAATTGTGCAACAGCGAGACTCCTTTTGAGCAATTAAACAGAATGCATACAGAAGTCTTGTGCATGATCCATTCAAGTTGGGGTTACTTTAAGTTTTCAAGTAAAAGTTGCTCCCCTAGGACAACAAAACACATATAGAATAGAGAAAATTATGAACCTTTTCATAACTTCCTAATGAAGTGACATTGGGATCAGCAGAAACTAAAGCTTTCTCACACAATTTCACTGCCTTGTGGAGTTCTTTCAAATGACTGTACTTGGGTTGCCTGATTAAGCCTGTCAAAAAGAAACAGAAAAGCGCTCAGTTACAAGTCCAACAGACACATTGAAAACTAGCATTTACAATTCTGGCTATTAATTTTCTCACCATATTCATCAATGGGAGCATCATAGTCATAGCTCGTAGTGATGAAAGGGCCTCCAGCCGTTCTTCCAAAGTTGGTTCCCCCATGATACtgttaaaattgaaaataatacgAACATAAGTTTATTTTTCTGAATTTACCTGTGGTGTCTGTCTCATCGTGACCATTTGATTAATGCAGATTCTGTGATGAATATATATAGCCAgcacatatttttaaaaatttgttcgaAAATAAACAGAACTTGGGTTTTTGTAACAGTCATACCCTGCATGAACTGTTTTAAGAAAGGAaatttacattttatttatttgtttttttggcCAGATTGGACCGGCCATTACATGCTTCTAGCACAATGGCATTGGGAGTTCTTTGAGGCATTTATCCACTTTATTGAATCTAATTTCCCATCAAACCAAATGTAGAAACAGTAAATTGGCGAAGAAGCTTAAGCGGAAAGTAAAGAGTAGTGTGAGGGAGGAGAAGCCACTAAATTGAAGAACCATGTAACTAACCATGTAGTAGTTAACAAAAGAACCTCCCTTTTGAACGAATCGGGCAACTGCAAATGCCAAATCTTCAACTGGCCGTTGGTGAATTGGCCCCCCAAAGTCTGTAAACCTTTAAAATGGACACAGAAAGTATGTAAATTTATGTTCCATAGAATTTGGATTTAAGAATAATAGTGCACAAAGAACTTACCAGCCACTCCAGGCCTCAGTCCACATTGTGGGTTTATAAGGTTTGTTTGGAAAGAAATAGTCACAATAAAAGCCATTGCATGTGTTTATCTGTCACCAAAATTTACATAAAAGTGAACAACAAAAATATACTAACATTAGGCTTGAGACCAAGAAATACTGGTCATATTCTATTCTTTCATTTCAGATTCTTCTTCCCATGAATCAAGGTAATAAGGATTTCAACTACACAAAAAGATGCTCTTTGCCAATTCACAAGTTAGCAAAGTTAAGCAAATACCTGAGTAGTTCATAACAACTCAAAATAGCCCAACAGCTAAAACATAAACAAGAATGGAAATTTTTTGTTGCAGACATGCAGTTGTGATGGGCTTTAGCTGTCGGCCGATTAAAATTTCTTATATAGgcaattcataacataataaacttTATATACACATCAAACatacatacatgtgtgtgtgtgtgtgtgtgtatatacataaataaatatatatatatatatatatatagagagagagagagagagagagagggaaacagGAGAGAGAATAGAAGGGAACAAAAATCATTAAATGTCCTCCTTATTTCATAAGAAAGAACTAGAAGAGCCAAGCAAGATGCTATGGGTTAAGAAGCATGAGTTTGCTTACCACAGGATCCGGGGCATCGGCTTCTTTGCACATAACCCATGGGACCCCAGTATCCATTTTTACAGCCATCTTTGCAGCCCAATTCATGTATGCTTTGCCAGCAGCTCCAAATGCTTTGCTTTCTCGTTCGTACTCATTCTCAATCTATTCaaaacaaatattatatatatatatatatatatatatacacatacatacatacatacatacacaatatatgtatatatagcttGGATCAACATAGTAAATTCTAGTCCGTGAGTGCCTGGAGAGTTGTTGGTTTTTCCTATTTTCCACTGTGATATAGACTTAAATTTGCTAAACACATTTTGCAGACGCCGAGCAAAATTTGGTTTTGAAGCAAGATATCATTGGCAAGCATAAAAAAGGATTGGAAAAAGCTCAAATCAAACCTGAGAGATGATGATAGGACCACCTTGTGACTCAAACAACTCTTCATTCTTCATCATTTGGACAATTTTCTGGGTAAAATTCTGCATTGCCATCTGAACAGCAGAAGATACATTAAATAATGATTTAAGATGCATGAATAATTACCCGAAAACGGAAATAAAGGCAATAAATTATAGAGTACAATCTGCATATACACATTTccatcccttttttctttttttttttgtttcttagtTTGAACTTCTAgatagggggagagagagagaccttgAAAGGTTCGTTATCGGTTCTGAAGCTGATTCCTGGAACATACTTCAACCAAACAGGAAAGCCTCTAAAAacagaataataattataaaaaaaaaaaaaagtgattaaAGAGAACTGTTCTTCAATATTACAAAATAtcatccaaaagaaaataagagtaCCCAAAATTCCATTCAGCACAAATGTAAGGCCCAATGCGAAGATGGACATAGAGCCCTGCTTTTTGGATCATCTTTACGAATCGAACCAAATCATATCTTCCCTCAAAATTATACTAAAACCCATAAAAAGAAAAacgaaaaattatttaaaaaataatttttttaaaaaaaaatgcccacaaataataaaaaaatgaaaagaaaacagaaaaaaaaaaaaaaaaaaaaaaaacagaggacAACAAAGAACagcaaagaaaatataaagaacgaATCGAAGTACATTGCCAGGAGATGGTTCGTGAACGTTCCAAAACACGTAGGTGTCAATGGCGTCCAACCCTCCATCTTTGGCTTTCTGTATAAGGTCTTCCCACATCTGCATTACATTCATTATGCATGTCACAAAACAAGAATGCCCAGAAAATTCCACACAAAAACAACTCCACAGTTTCCCGAGAAAGTGCAGGAAAGAATGGGAAAAGGGAGTACTTCAGGGGTGCTTCTTGGGTAGTGTATGGAGCCAGAGAAGAGGATCCTCCTTTGCCCATTGACGATAAGAGCCTTCCTGTCATAGCTAACACTACTATGAACCAGCTGAAGGCCCAAAAACAGAAACGCACACAGTAAACACCACTTGGAAACCGAGATAGCTTCCATTCCCTCCTTTCTATCTGCAGAGAGAGAGGAATCAGGAGAGAGAAAGGGGGGCACCTGGGAATGATGAACAAGAAACAATTTTTTGTTTCATCATTCCAAATATATACAATACCCAAAGGCCAAAACACCCAACTGcaagaaaaatatttctaaaaatccttGCTTGCAGTTGCTGATGGAGATTAACAATAACTAATCAGCTCAAAGGGTGGCGAGGAATGTATGTCTGCAGGGGATTTCTATAAAAAGAAATCTTTCAAAAAGATGGATTGCATCAACAAGAAATCTTTTCAAATAAATAAAGATTtgagagcaaaaagaagaaagctTTATTTATATTGAAGACTCCTCATCTCCATGGGTTCTCTCTCTCCACTCTAGATTATCTTTACAGGTTGCCTACTAAAATTTAAAAGACTCCTAGATAGAATAAACTTCCCCAAAAGAGAGGCTCAAGGaactattttgtttctcacatgtctacaattacaaatatgttaatttttatatttgtgatttatatttgaacTATAGTTTTTTCAGCATATTAAAGTAAAACACAAAGGCCAAAGCTTATGTTCTAGTCAGTTAAAAGTTTAGCACATTAAAGGAGAAGTTAAAGAGTTTTCTAGACAAATAAAGAACTCTCCTTAGAAATTAAAGAGGAGGATAATAGgataatgagaaaaaaaaaatatcatttaataatATTTTGCGATGCGTAACATCCTGAATTAAGATCACCAATTGAAGAATTTTTTGACGTGGGCagttaattcaaaatatttttaagtcaAGTAATTCgataattgataaaaaaaaataaaaaataaatttgtagCCACggatattttctttaaaataggAGAGCTGAGATTCACAATTTTGATTCGCTCAAATGTGAGACACTTTTTATCGTGGCACAACGTATGATAGTTTTATATAAATAGTAAAAAGTATATAGttcaattttatttaattattcatTTCAAGAAATCAATTTCGGTTTAACATATTTGCAATTTTAAGTAGGGTGTCGCTAATTAGTATTTTTGCCATGCTTTTTACCAAGTCAAGTCGGGGCCTATAGAgattcaatcaatattaaatcaagtttttggTAATTGGTTATAGGTTAAATTATATAAATAATCTCAATGAAATTGACGCATAATTACTAATGGAGGTAACACACGAGAAAGGAATAGAACACTCGAATCCAATAGAAACATGTTGAGAGAGTtgcttttttatatatatatttttctttatttgacCATTTATCTTTAATCTTATTTCTTTAAATATACTTATGTGATAAGTTTTTTAAACGCTCCTTTTATAGATTATATTGTATCTATCTTAATTTTTCTAGTAGTCGTTGGAGGtccattttatttttgaaaataaaaattttttcaattattaGATCATAATTTTCCTCCTTGaattattatttataaataatttgtaatttttcaagtcatattttttttttttttaaagtgtgaAGGAATTTGGAATGAAAGTTCCTCGTAATTCTGGTCTAATAAAATTCTAAAtagaccaaaataataatagacttgtgaaaaaaaaattattgttaagAAACTTTCCTGATTCTATTTTGAGTAATGGAACAAATAAATTGATAATAACAATTGAGTTTTTTTTAGTTCCATTAGTAAACTCTTATCATAAATTTGAAGAAACATTTATTaggttaaatttattattttcaagtatTCTTAAATTAATTTTAAGTCTTCGAGATAAATTCATAATTTTTCTATATTCAAATCCATTTTGATAATCTCGAGATATTAATATTTTCGATTTAAACTATCGTATGGAAGAATTTTTCTCCTATCTTATCTTTTTGTTCCATCTTAAAATTTAAACTATGAGGACTTCTAATGTGAATatattgtatttaaatttttaaagtatttatttattttaactaaGTTTGCATGGAAGATAATTAATTAATCACATCATTATAGTATTTTAGCAAGTTTCAGAACATCCAAACAGAGAAGGATTTATCGGTGATCACATTAATAGATTGATATATGATTTTGCGGAGCTTTAAAATTTGTTGTAAACTTGATAATACTTGAAATTCaagaatttcaaaaataatttttaaaccaAATCTTCTAAAAACATTTACAGAggaatataaatttcaaaatttaaatttaaatttaaatttaaatttatttaaatctatataaatctaaaaaaaaaaaattccaaattccacGTTCCTTagaatataatatttatatggCCACGCTTTTCTTCTGCATATGTATATGTGGTATCACAAGCCAATTAAATTTTGGTGCAGGACAAATCCGTGACTGCATATTAATtattgggtatatatatatatataaattaattatagCCTAGGAAGTCACATGCATGCTGCTTGCAAATCAATCCAAACACTTTTGGTGCATGCCCAAATTTAATTTGTGTGCATGTGAAATAAGTCTAATTAATCAATTGTGACACATGGGAATTTTCTGAAAAACTAATTATAGGTATTTTTGTTCATAGGAACAATAGGGTCATTATTCTCGTTACTAAACTTGTTGAAGAGATGAAATATAACCAATATATATCTTGTTGATTGGAGGTTGAATCGAGAAGAGTTcggctaaaaataaaaattaggatatattttggaaaaataaaatttctatgaAAGAGAAATAAATGAACCAAAACAAACACATTGtaaattgagaaaataaggaaatataccaaaagaaaaaaagaatgaaaaaaaaaaatgagttttagggTTCTTTCCGAtacatttttcaaaaagaaaaaaatgtataATCAAGAATTATCGTATCATGGTAGTCTTGAATTACTCTTTTTTTGGGCACGTAAACGTATAAGAATTATTTTATTAGACtaactaaaatattataataaataattaaaaaatcgatatatatatatatatatatatatatatatatatatatatatcaaaataagaGTGATCCAAGATGATCATTTTTGTTGCTGTGATAGTCCAAGattacttaaatttttttttcttctcacttttctgttctttttcttctctctctctctctctctctctctaaaagaaGCAAAGAGTGGCCAGATCATTTTCAAGTTCTACAAAGTAGAGGACATGTTTCAAGTGCTGCAAGGTGGTCCTTTTCTGGCATATGGTAGGCCTCTGTTTCTTAAAAAATGGCCAAacgtattttaatttaataatgagGAACTGAGCATAGTGCCTATGTGGATTCAATTGAAAAACCTTCCTCTCGAATTGTGGACTCCTAATTCTCTTGGAAAGATTTGTTCTATGTTAGGAAGGCATGTACACGCTGATAAACTAACCACCAACAGGGAGAATATTTCCTTTGTCAGGGCATTGGTGGAGATTGATGTCGCCAAAGATCTAAAGTATAGTGTGAGAGTTCGTATGCCTACTGGGCAAACTTTTGATCAACTGATTTCTTATGAGAATGTACCaaaattttgtaaattttgtAATATGCTTGGTCATGCAAAAGTAAATTGTAAAAACAAGAAAGAGCTTGAACAgaggaaaggaaaaaagaagaaagactCTGATACAAATAAAGAGCCATTGGATGTTTGCCTGGACTCCTGTAGGTCCAATGACAAGAATGTTGTGAAAGTTAACATTGCAGGGTCCATTGGTGCAATAAAGATTGGTGCTTCTTCTTCCTTGTAAGGGGGGAGAAAATCTAAATTGGTTAGGGGAAAAGGTAACGCTTCCCGTGCTGTTTTGGATGATGCTGGAAAGATCATCGACAAAGGAATTGCCCCTCCTGGGCCATCGGTCAGTGGCATTTCCTATGGGAGTGCATTGGTGCAGGATAAAGAGTTCCAAATTGTGAAAAGGAAGAATTGCAACAAGGGGCCTAAGCCTCCTGAGCTCGCTTGATATTACACTCCCTTTGTTTTCTGGGTATGCCCAATTTTGATTGTACTTGTTTCTAGGTTTTTCCTAATTTTGTTGCTACTTGATTGTTTGCTCTGTGCCCTAGGTTGCACAGTTTTGTTTGTATTTGTTGCTAGGCTTTTCCTAGTTGTGTTTGGGAGCTTTGGCCTCCCCTTTCAGTGTATGTGTCAGATTTATCTGTACATATTCCTTTGATCAATTTAATTTACCTTTactgatcaaaaaaaaaaagagcacaCCCAGTCATCTTAGTTcttgcattaatttcatattcaaccATGATGAACTCAATTTCCCAGTTTATTTTCATATTAATAAATGAACAATGtgacaataaatatgataatacatTATGCCAATAAAGCATTATTTTCCCACAATTAATTTCTAGCAAATAAAAACCATCAATTCTCATAAAAAATTGCATTAATTACCTAATTTTTGTTCTAAAGATGAGATTAAATTCTTTTATCTCGAAATAAAAGAATTTTGGAGCTTAATTCAAACTAAGCAAATTAAAAAATTCTGAAGAGCAATCCTCTATTGTGATTGATCTTCAAAGAGAGAAGATTATTAATAAATCATCTCATGTGCTATCCTTTCTGGAGGGAAATTATCAcgaaattcccaaaaaaaaaaaaaaaaacttgtgagaaattaaatagaaaaaaaacatacgccaaagaaaaagaaaataatcacACACATAAAACAATATTTATAGGATTCAATAATTTACTTACGTCCACAGAGTTGCAAAAATTTCACtattatcaaagaaaaaatacAGGGTGCGGTAGTACACATTTCCTTTCTCAAAAACTGCATCAAAAAACCCTAATTACCAAAACATCGTTTCTATATTCTACACACAAGATTCACAATGGGCTATAAAATGGGCCAAAAAATTTTCCGAGTCGGGTCATcacaaacacaactaggctccacgaAGACCAATAGATTGCATACCTAAAAGCATTATAATTAGCATTATAATTACTAAAGTATCTAGAAATACAACACTATCGTAACCAAAACACTTCGTCACATTATGGGATTATAGAATAGAACAAAAATCTCTTGCCCTAATTTAGTGTGATTCGTCTATTGAGATTTATTTAATGCCATTTTTGTAGCGACCCATCACAATTCTTGAAACATTCATGAATAGTGacttgcatttttattttttatttttttggactcaaaaacaatttttatgaACACCAGACAAAAGCCAAACAAGCATCTAATTAATACTAGCAATTAAAATAAACTGAAATTGCCCGGCATTTCTCAGGTAGATATATCCTAACTATGAGGCATATGAGTAATACATATTGCATAGATTGTCATTCATTTAGATGCCCAGAAATCCCTAAATATTGTAAGTAAGAAAGGGTTTGAAAACAGGCTACACAACATCAAAATTGCACTATGGCATACAAGCTCCCAAAAATGTCAAAATTTGCTTCAATACAAACATTATCAAGGAACAAAAACCAGTTTCACATAAATTTATGATTGGAACCATCTTCGAAGCTGTCTGGAACCTTTCTTTTCGCCATCGTTCTTGTCAGAACTCTGCTGTGAAAATTTGGATCGATATTGTTCAATTAGCATGTCAAGCTTATCTGCTATTTCATGCCTAAATGCGTCTTTTTCCTTCTTAGCACTTCTCTTTGAACTTCTCCCATTCTTCTGTTGTCCTGGATCCTCCTGCAGCTCTCTCTTTTTCAGCTGCACATTTGATCGCACTTTTGTTTCCCTTGACCTCAACTCACCAGCATCAGTTGGGGTATTTAATTGgtctttttcctttttagcaCTCCTTCTCTTCCAACCTTTCTCATTCTTCTGTTGTTCTGGATCCTCCTGCAGCACCCTCTTTTTCAACTGCACATTTGATTGCGCTTTGGTTTCCCTCAATCTTGAGTCACTGGCATCAGTTGCCTTATTTTCAACTTTCACAGATCTACCGAGATCATTCTTTGCATCATCATGAGCATCCTTAATCTTTTGTTTTGGGCCTTTTGGTTTTCCTACTGATGAAAAGTTGTTTATCCTTTCTCTTGCCAGATTATTCTGTTTCCTCTTGGAAACTCTGCCTTCTTCAGTTGCAGCTCCTGGTGCCTCATTCTCAACTCCATCGTGATTGGAGTTGGAAGCCTCAAATGATTTATCATTGTCTCtggattttctttttcttgatttcttaATCAGATTGGAATCTGCAGTATGTGTGTCATCATTTTGCAAATCATCTTCTGAATCATCAACAGTACCTTGCTGCAGAGCTTGTTGCTTTGCTTCCCGTCGCTTCAACGTCTGGACATTGTCAACAGCAAATTCCACAATCGGGCGATGTTCAGGCCCAAAAGTTTCTACATACAGCAACATACTACAGTTGAGTACAAATTGAAGGAAAACTATACAATTTCGTTTTTTTTTCCTAGCAAACGTCATCGAATTTTCCAACTCCCAGTGACATAAATTGTTCATAAATAGAAGTTATAAATTGTACATGAATAGAGACGTCTGTTTTTTTCCCAATGTGAAACCATCTTTAACAGCTTACGAAATAGAAGTAAAATGGTTTTGCTGCTTTGTACAAGAAAACCTACCAAACACTAATATTGTAGCTGAAATAAAAAAACAATTTACTAAAGAAATGCAATACCTGGATTGTTGTTAAGAACTCTCAGAGCCACAAGGGCATGCTGATGTTCTGCAAACTCAACAAAAGCAATCCCACGTGATTTATTCATTGCAACATCCTTTATTTTCTTAGAAAACCCCAAGAATTTTATCTGCATGAACAACATCAACCACAAACATTCGGAACTGTCAGGTCATGTACAACTTAACTTAAAACTAGGTGGCATCATGCCACTCTCTTTTTATTGATAATCATAGCTGACCTGTCGAATCACAGGTTTTTGTCTAGTAGCTCGCGATGTAACAGCATCTATGCAAAGTTTTTTTAGTTCTTTTCCAGTTATTGACTTTGGTAGGTTGTGTATTACAAGCCTAGTCCTTGAAACATGAAAATTCGGAGATTGAAGTTTAGTCATCTTTTTCTTTTCCAACCTGCAAAGAGCATCTACTGCACATAAGAAAACCTTGCAAAAGATTTTGGGGCCCACCAAAGCAACACAATAATGAAGACACTAAAGTTGTGGATCTTTGCCAATATCTTAGTGATAGGTATCTCAAAAAGATAACTGTTGCTAACCATGTTTCATGGCCCATGTATTTCAAGCTCAAGCATTTGAGGTATGTTTGCACCCAAAAATACCACTCATGATCATTGTAGACCTATCCCACTTCCATATTGGTCCAATGAGGTGCCAAATGGTCAACTTAAGCAAATAAAAGAGAAAGGGTGTTCACTACATGGTCAATTTCATACATCCAGACTGCAGCACTGTGAATAGGCCACAGCCCACAGGTACGAGGATAACTGCTTCTCACTGTTCATTCCAAATTTAAATACACCATCATACACTTACATTTGGCGCTTTGACATATCACTAGCCGAAACACCTTCAGCAGCTGGAGTCCCCTCGAGAATAAGACCTTCCTATTGAAAGTTCAGAAGTAGAAAATCATGCTGAATGTAAACCATAAAAATGACGGAAACAACAATTCCAACTGAAACTCCAACAAGCACAATGTTGTTGGAACTAACCTTTGCCAGGTAAAGGTTTCGGTGGTCATGTTCCTTAGTTTTGGCCTTCTCTGATTCCTTGTCATGGGCTGATTTCTTGTCCAAAGCCTTCAAAGCTGTCAATTGCCTACCCTTCAGGAAAATCCCCACACCAGTTGTAGCATTTGCTGCTGAAATTGCAGCATCAGCTGCATCAATTGTATTAAACTTGAGAAAACCAGTTCCTCTTGGCCGCCTGTTACACAAGCACAACGCAATTGTATAGAATTATACTACTACAGTTAAGGATAACTGGCAAAGAAGCATGCAAAACCAAATAAAATTCATACTTGGTGACTTGATGAAGCACTGGGAGAAAAGATTGCACTTCCCCATATCCAGAAAACCTTTGTTTCACTTCTTCATTGCTGATATCAAAAGGAAGGTTGCTTATGAAAATTGTTCTCTGCAAATCATCTTCTTTCTCCCTAAGTTCAGCACTGTTCAGTTTGCCTTTGCTGGACTTTCCACTCATGGTTACATCTGATAACTTTCCAGACTTGTCAGAAATAATGCTGTTTACACCAACAGGTTCATCATCATTCAGAGTTTCATCTATCTTGGAATCATCAACAGAGTAAGCCCTCTTTGCAGAGGATGTGAGCAAGTTCTTAAGAACTTTTCTGGTCATGTTTGcttcatcatcaaaatcaacTTCAGTGGGCATAACTTCATCCTCTGGCATATCAGTGTCACCAGGAGCAATAGAAACCTCATGAGGGAGTTGATGTTTCTCGTTGATATCTGACACATCGTCCTCCAAACCATCGCTGCTACCATCATCTTCCTCATCACTACCACTCTGCTGGCCTGCGAAAACCATGAGCATGCATCAGTTAAAATCTAGAGAATTCATGGACTTCTACTGAACCAGATATTCCAAATTTTCTTTCAATCTTACGTCAATTAGCAAGATTACcaaaatccatgaattgttcagtaaCATTTTTCCCCAATTCTATGGTTAatcaggatttgaagacgaggaacaCGATTGGCAGAGGGCGTGAAGTTGCTAGACTTATCACTTTGAGTTACTATCTCCTTTTATCGCCTACCCTACAACTACCgcacctctccaaattcattcTCACATTGGTCATCCTTCGTTGGAAAGTTTAAACGTCTAGTCTATGATTTGAGTTCTATATCtatcttgattgtgagtcttttCAATAGGGAAAGCAACATCGCGTCCATTTTGCTTCCCGAGTTAATAAACCAGCTGCAAGTCCATTCATGTTAAtccattttgatgtttgggatgctagtagagttgtgtccaaTTTGGGTTTCCGGTACTTAGTAACCTTTATGGATGATTATTCAGGGATGATCGGACTacatttaataaaagatcgttaggatttatttcatatattttgtgccttttgttctgaaataaagactcaatttggtttgccaattAAAATACTTtggagtgataatgctaaagagtatttcaatactcaattcactacttatatgactcagtttggtattgttcatcaa includes:
- the LOC131156470 gene encoding uncharacterized protein LOC131156470 isoform X2 produces the protein MGKKKMIKDGSQSEHCLSTVFVSNLPYSFTNSQLEETFSDVGPIRRCFMVTEKGSTKHRGFGFVQFAVTEDANRAIELKNSSSVGGRKIGVKHAMHRMPLEQRRSKANQDDNTKTKNGKESSASGVNKHGPDPSLHKIEKQPEPRKAMILRSDLADKENCSEKQRVARTVIFGGLLNADMAENVHHQAREIGPVCSITYPLPKHDLESHGLARDGCKEDASAVLYTSVKSACASVAMLHQKEIKGGFVWARQLGGEGSKTQKWKLIVRNLPFKVRENEIKDMFSPAGFVWDVFIPQKTETGLSKGFAFVKFTCKQDAENAIQKFNGQRFRKRTIAVDWAVPKKIYSTGSNSVFASEEGQQSGSDEEDDGSSDGLEDDVSDINEKHQLPHEVSIAPGDTDMPEDEVMPTEVDFDDEANMTRKVLKNLLTSSAKRAYSVDDSKIDETLNDDEPVGVNSIISDKSGKLSDVTMSGKSSKGKLNSAELREKEDDLQRTIFISNLPFDISNEEVKQRFSGYGEVQSFLPVLHQVTKRPRGTGFLKFNTIDAADAAISAANATTGVGIFLKGRQLTALKALDKKSAHDKESEKAKTKEHDHRNLYLAKEGLILEGTPAAEGVSASDMSKRQMLEKKKMTKLQSPNFHVSRTRLVIHNLPKSITGKELKKLCIDAVTSRATRQKPVIRQIKFLGFSKKIKDVAMNKSRGIAFVEFAEHQHALVALRVLNNNPETFGPEHRPIVEFAVDNVQTLKRREAKQQALQQGTVDDSEDDLQNDDTHTADSNLIKKSRKRKSRDNDKSFEASNSNHDGVENEAPGAATEEGRVSKRKQNNLARERINNFSSVGKPKGPKQKIKDAHDDAKNDLGRSVKVENKATDASDSRLRETKAQSNVQLKKRVLQEDPEQQKNEKGWKRRSAKKEKDQLNTPTDAGELRSRETKVRSNVQLKKRELQEDPGQQKNGRSSKRSAKKEKDAFRHEIADKLDMLIEQYRSKFSQQSSDKNDGEKKGSRQLRRWFQS
- the LOC131156470 gene encoding uncharacterized protein LOC131156470 isoform X1, which codes for MGKKKMIKDGSQSEHCLSTVFVSNLPYSFTNSQLEETFSDVGPIRRCFMVTEKGSTKHRGFGFVQFAVTEDANRAIELKNSSSVGGRKIGVKHAMHRMPLEQRRSKANQVNSDDNTKTKNGKESSASGVNKHGPDPSLHKIEKQPEPRKAMILRSDLADKENCSEKQRVARTVIFGGLLNADMAENVHHQAREIGPVCSITYPLPKHDLESHGLARDGCKEDASAVLYTSVKSACASVAMLHQKEIKGGFVWARQLGGEGSKTQKWKLIVRNLPFKVRENEIKDMFSPAGFVWDVFIPQKTETGLSKGFAFVKFTCKQDAENAIQKFNGQRFRKRTIAVDWAVPKKIYSTGSNSVFASEEGQQSGSDEEDDGSSDGLEDDVSDINEKHQLPHEVSIAPGDTDMPEDEVMPTEVDFDDEANMTRKVLKNLLTSSAKRAYSVDDSKIDETLNDDEPVGVNSIISDKSGKLSDVTMSGKSSKGKLNSAELREKEDDLQRTIFISNLPFDISNEEVKQRFSGYGEVQSFLPVLHQVTKRPRGTGFLKFNTIDAADAAISAANATTGVGIFLKGRQLTALKALDKKSAHDKESEKAKTKEHDHRNLYLAKEGLILEGTPAAEGVSASDMSKRQMLEKKKMTKLQSPNFHVSRTRLVIHNLPKSITGKELKKLCIDAVTSRATRQKPVIRQIKFLGFSKKIKDVAMNKSRGIAFVEFAEHQHALVALRVLNNNPETFGPEHRPIVEFAVDNVQTLKRREAKQQALQQGTVDDSEDDLQNDDTHTADSNLIKKSRKRKSRDNDKSFEASNSNHDGVENEAPGAATEEGRVSKRKQNNLARERINNFSSVGKPKGPKQKIKDAHDDAKNDLGRSVKVENKATDASDSRLRETKAQSNVQLKKRVLQEDPEQQKNEKGWKRRSAKKEKDQLNTPTDAGELRSRETKVRSNVQLKKRELQEDPGQQKNGRSSKRSAKKEKDAFRHEIADKLDMLIEQYRSKFSQQSSDKNDGEKKGSRQLRRWFQS